Proteins encoded in a region of the Candidatus Neomarinimicrobiota bacterium genome:
- the coxB gene encoding cytochrome c oxidase subunit II, with the protein MLNWLPENISTYGAEIDYLFYFIYYITTVIFLLVAGSMIYFLIKYRYDKERKAEYSHGNIKLEIIWTSATTIGVLILALMSAPVWKQIKIESPDADIVVQVTGEQFNWIMLYPGPDKMFGTDDDLEIENELNVPIDKVIHINLLSDDVIHSFFIPVLRLKQDAVPGREIMVWFEATKTGRYEIPCAELCGFGHSGMLGYLYVHTAEDYENWVSENWPES; encoded by the coding sequence ATGCTGAATTGGTTACCTGAAAACATATCTACATATGGTGCGGAAATCGATTATCTCTTCTATTTCATTTATTACATAACCACTGTCATTTTTCTTCTCGTTGCGGGTTCGATGATCTACTTCCTGATTAAATACAGATATGATAAGGAACGCAAAGCGGAGTATTCGCACGGCAACATAAAACTTGAAATAATCTGGACAAGCGCGACGACAATCGGAGTTCTCATACTTGCGCTGATGAGCGCTCCTGTATGGAAGCAGATTAAAATCGAATCGCCGGATGCGGATATTGTTGTTCAGGTGACGGGAGAACAATTTAACTGGATCATGCTATATCCGGGTCCCGATAAGATGTTCGGAACAGACGACGATCTCGAAATCGAGAACGAACTGAACGTCCCTATCGATAAAGTAATTCACATAAATCTGCTTTCCGACGACGTTATTCACAGCTTTTTTATACCGGTTCTCAGGCTTAAACAGGATGCCGTGCCCGGACGAGAGATCATGGTTTGGTTTGAAGCTACTAAAACCGGCAGATACGAAATACCGTGCGCGGAACTCTGCGGGTTCGGTCATTCGGGAATGCTCGGTTATCTTTACGTCCATACAGCCGAAGATTATGAAAATTGGGTCAGCGAAAACTGGCCTGAATCTTAA
- a CDS encoding cbb3-type cytochrome c oxidase subunit I, whose translation MIAKQYLLLGIIMLALGGLLAMLIRWQLGYPEEPLPIIGLSDEYIETGEASGAIDKMWDDWFENETENWFTSNIPGGVIGPEFYNALFTMHATIMIFFAIMPILIGCFGNFLIPLMIGTKDMAFPFLNMLSFWVAFIASIVMLSGFFVPGGHAAAGWTGYPPLSASADFTGVEWGQNLWIIGLLLIGISSMMGAINYITTIINMRTVGMTFFRLPLTVWSLFIVAILLLLAVPVLASALAMLLFDNMFGTSFFSAAGGGDPILWQHLFWFFGHPEVYVLILPGMGIASDLLSVFARKPIFGYKAMVYAMISIAGLGFIVWGHHMFQSGMNPGIGTTFMFSTMVIAVPSAIKTFNWFGTLKGANIKFTVPMMNTLAFVSMFVIGGLSGIFMASTPVDIFIHDTYFIVAHIHYVIFGGSIFALFAAVYYWFPKMFGRGMNMTLGKIHFWMTFIFFNATFFPMHILGVGGHMRRIYNPMQYEFLQDMQWINEFITVSAIMLGFSQILFFFNFFYSMYWGKAAEDNPWQANTLEWFAPTPPPHGNFPVQPIVYGGPYEYSLPDKEEDWLSQAAER comes from the coding sequence ATGATAGCCAAACAGTACCTGCTTCTTGGGATTATCATGTTGGCTTTGGGCGGACTTCTCGCGATGCTTATCAGGTGGCAGCTCGGCTATCCCGAAGAACCGCTTCCGATTATCGGGCTTTCTGATGAGTATATAGAAACAGGTGAAGCATCCGGCGCTATAGATAAAATGTGGGATGATTGGTTCGAAAATGAAACAGAAAACTGGTTTACTTCAAATATACCCGGCGGTGTTATAGGACCCGAGTTTTACAATGCACTTTTCACGATGCACGCAACTATTATGATATTCTTCGCCATCATGCCGATACTGATCGGCTGCTTCGGTAACTTTCTGATTCCGCTTATGATCGGCACCAAGGACATGGCATTTCCGTTTTTGAATATGCTGTCGTTCTGGGTTGCCTTTATCGCTTCAATAGTCATGCTCTCCGGATTTTTCGTTCCCGGAGGACATGCAGCTGCCGGGTGGACGGGATATCCGCCATTGTCTGCCTCCGCAGATTTTACAGGAGTCGAATGGGGTCAAAATCTCTGGATAATCGGTCTCCTTCTAATCGGCATCTCATCAATGATGGGTGCCATTAACTATATAACCACAATCATCAACATGCGTACGGTGGGGATGACTTTCTTCCGGCTGCCGCTGACCGTCTGGTCTCTTTTCATAGTGGCAATACTATTACTCCTTGCGGTGCCCGTTCTAGCTTCAGCTCTTGCCATGCTTTTATTCGATAATATGTTCGGTACGAGTTTCTTCTCAGCCGCAGGTGGCGGTGATCCGATTTTATGGCAGCATCTCTTCTGGTTTTTCGGGCATCCGGAGGTATACGTCCTGATTTTGCCGGGAATGGGAATAGCATCGGACCTGTTGTCGGTTTTCGCCAGAAAACCCATCTTCGGGTACAAGGCTATGGTTTACGCAATGATCTCGATTGCCGGACTTGGATTTATAGTCTGGGGGCACCACATGTTCCAGAGCGGAATGAATCCTGGCATAGGAACCACGTTTATGTTTTCCACTATGGTTATAGCCGTTCCCTCAGCTATCAAAACGTTTAACTGGTTTGGTACCCTGAAAGGCGCGAATATTAAGTTTACAGTCCCTATGATGAATACCCTTGCCTTTGTTTCGATGTTCGTTATAGGCGGATTAAGCGGGATTTTCATGGCTTCGACACCGGTTGACATCTTCATCCACGATACCTATTTCATTGTCGCCCACATTCATTACGTCATCTTCGGCGGAAGCATTTTCGCCCTGTTTGCAGCTGTATACTACTGGTTCCCGAAGATGTTCGGCAGGGGTATGAACATGACGCTCGGAAAGATCCATTTCTGGATGACTTTCATATTCTTCAACGCAACGTTCTTCCCGATGCATATACTCGGAGTCGGCGGACACATGAGGAGAATTTACAATCCGATGCAATATGAATTTCTTCAGGATATGCAATGGATAAACGAGTTCATAACCGTCTCGGCGATAATGCTCGGTTTCTCGCAGATCCTCTTTTTCTTCAACTTTTTCTACAGCATGTACTGGGGTAAAGCGGCCGAGGATAA